A region from the Pelobates fuscus isolate aPelFus1 chromosome 1, aPelFus1.pri, whole genome shotgun sequence genome encodes:
- the LOC134596863 gene encoding baculoviral IAP repeat-containing protein 5.1-like: MQLAEIMCKQAIQRLQDYRHMYDYEKRLSTFSDWPFTENCNCTPENMAKAGFIHRPSENEPDVVCCFFCLTELEGWEPDDNPWTEHIKRSSTCGFLNLSGSVNDLTVEAFLRLEADRIKCFYRVFSTLVLNSVDEARKATTKRLLEYFSNQHHCSIDLDSEL, from the exons ATGCAGCTAGCTGAGATTATGTGTAAACAGGCAATACAGCGTTTGCAGGATTACAGACATATGTATGATTATGAGAAACGTCTTAGTACGTTTTCAGATTGGCCCTTCACTGAAAACTGTAATTGTACACCTGAAAAT ATGGCCAAAGCTGGGTTTATACACCGCCCATCTGAAAATGAACCTGACGTGGTCTGCTGCTTTTTCTGTCTGACAGAGCTGGAAGGCTGGGAGCCAGATGACAATCCCTG gacagaGCACATCAAACGTTCTTCGACCTGTGGCTTCCTCAACCTTTCAGGCAGTGTAAATGATCTAACCGTGGAAGCCTTTCTACGTTTGGAGGCTGACCGGATCAAATGTTTCTAT CGTGTATTTTCTACTCTGGTCCTTAATTCTGTTGACGAGGCACGGAAGGCTACTACTAAACGTCTTCTGGAGTACTTTTCTAATCAGCATCACTGCTCCATAGATCTGGACAGCGAGCTTTGA